AAGATGTAAAAATGGCGTAAACAGCGCCGATCTTGTGCCAATTATCATGGCAGTTTGTCCCGATCTTGCTCGTTGCCACACCTGTAATCGTTGTGTATCGTTTAAATTGGAATGTAGCACATCAATGGCGACGTTAAAACGAGATTGAAAGCGTTGTACAGTTTGTGGCGTTAAAGCAATTTCCGGTACTAACACTAAAACTTGCTGATCTTTTTGGAGAATTTCTTCGATATATTGCAAATAGATTTCCGTTTTGCCTGAACCGGTAATACCATCCAACAACCAAGCGGCAAAACCTTCATGGAAGACTAACTGGCTCATCGCCAAGGCTTGCTGTTTATTGAGGGTTAAGCGATTTTGTTGATTGACGATCGGACGATCTGCAAGTTGCTGCTGCCAGCTTAATGGACGAATTTCTTGCTCAACTTCTTCAACCCAACCCTTGCTTTTTAACGCTGACCAAATGGCGGAATTAAAGGCATTGTTGCCTTTTTCTAATGGAGTTTCCTTAAGAAATTGCAAGGCTTCTCGTTGTTTTATCGCCCGTTTAAGCGGGTTTTCGGCTAAAGTTTGCGCGCCAAGTGCGGTCAATTTAAACAATATTTTGCTTTTTTCGACCGCACTTTCGCCGAGACGCAATTTAACGGGCAACGCTTGAAATAACACATCGCCGAGTGGCGTTTGGTAATAATCCGCAGCCCAATGTAATAATTGCCAAAGTGGTTCGGGAAAGATCGATTGCTCATCGATGATAGCGGTGAGCATTTTTAATTGTTCTGTTGGCACTTCCGTTTGCGTTGGAAATCCCACTACAATGCCGACTTTACTTTGTTTACCAAAAGGTACCAAGACGCGACAGCCTAACGCTGGGGTTTGGCCCGGCGACAAGAGATAATCAAAAAATCGAAACAAAGGAACCGCCAACGCGATACGAACAAGTTGCATACATCACCTAAGAAAAAATTTATCCTATTATAACGAAATTATCGCAAGGCTTGAATATTCCTTTTTTTTCGGTATAATTTGCGCCTCTAAATGTAAAAGGCTGCCAGCTATGGCGTAATATTAACTACACTCGGTGCCGAATTCAGTTTCGGAGAGCGGAGTGGCTTCAGATTGAGGTTTTCTATGAAACAAGGTATTCACCCAGAATATAAAGAAATTACTGCAACTTGTTCTTGCGGTAATGTGATCAAAACTCGCTCAACCGTGGGTAAAGATTTAAACTTGGACGTTTGTGGCAACTGCCACCCATTCTATACCGGTAAACAACGTGTGGTTGACACCGGCGGTCGTGTAGAACGTTTCAACAAACGTTTCAGCATTCCAAGCAAAAAATAATTTGGATTTTTATCTGCAAAACCCTACAATTGTGGGGTTTTGTTTTATCTGAATAATCGGAATTGTTATGACAGAAACCTTGGTTCCCATCTTTATTATCAATATGAAAACGTCGGTTGATAGAAAAGCCTTTATTCAACATCAATTTGACAGTTTAATGCAACATCATCCCGCCACACACATTGACTATCAGTTTTTTGAAGCGATAAACGGTAAAGAAAATCCGGATTTCCCCTTGTTTAAAAAACATAATGCGAAAAAACGCTTTGAGCGTAAAGGCAGCGTTTCTACTTTGGGACAATTGGGGTGTTTTGCAAGTCACT
This portion of the [Pasteurella] aerogenes genome encodes:
- the rpmE1 gene encoding 50S ribosomal protein L31 encodes the protein MKQGIHPEYKEITATCSCGNVIKTRSTVGKDLNLDVCGNCHPFYTGKQRVVDTGGRVERFNKRFSIPSKK